A window of Panicum virgatum strain AP13 chromosome 8K, P.virgatum_v5, whole genome shotgun sequence contains these coding sequences:
- the LOC120643516 gene encoding probable calcium-binding protein CML36 — MKLSVPFFGSSSGKKVTNKRTRSKDGKSGSFGSTTSSSSASDECASALTTPRTVLPLPPASASASGAERRHPAAPLTRENLETALRRVVSSEEELAEMLAEAAGSGVLLEEIAAEAQAAAADEGELRDTFAVFDADGDGRISAEELLAVLASLGDDRCSVEDCRRMIGGVDVDGDGFVCFNEFARMMTQGV; from the coding sequence ATGAAGCTTAGCGTGCCGTTCTTCGGCTCCTCCTCCGGCAAGAAGGTGACCAATAAGAGGACGCGATCAAAGGACGGCAAGAGCGGCTCCTTCGGCTCCACCacgtcgtcctcgtcggcgtCCGACGAGTGCGCGTCCGCCCTCACGACGCCGCGCACCgtcctgccgctgccgccggcgtccgCGTCCGCGTCGGGGGCCGAGAGAAGACACCCGGCGGCGCCCCTGACGAGGGAGAACCTGGAGACCGCCCTGCGGCGGGTGGTCTCGAGCGAGGAGGAGCTGGCCGAGATGCTCGCCGAGGCGGCGGGGTCCGGGGTCCTGCTGGAGGAGATCGCGGCCGAggcccaggcggcggcagcggacgAGGGCGAGCTCAGGGACACGTTCGCGGTGTTCGACGCCGACGGGGacggcaggatctcggccgaGGAGCTCCTCGCCGTGCTCGCCTCGCTCGGGGACGACCGGTGCTCCGTCGAGGACTGCCGCCGCATGATcggcggcgtcgacgtcgacggcgacggcttCGTCTGCTTCAATGAGTTCGCGCGCATGATGACGCAAGGGGTTTGA
- the LOC120643517 gene encoding scarecrow-like protein 3 — protein sequence MDIFPEDMVSSATSSPASSLYSPSPSPHGYGSWVQELSHDQQGVRLIGLLYQCAAEVAAGALDRANHSLEQITQLASLDAPHTLQRLAAVFADALARKLLSLVPGLSRALLSTANSGEAHLVPAARRHLFDMVPFMKLAYLTTNHAILEAMEGEKFVHVVDLSGPASNPVQWVALFHALRARRGGPPQLRITAVHDGKEFLANMAGALARDAEALDIPFQFSAVEARLEDLDPDALRQLLRVRSGEVLAISVVSQLHRLLAADDAAGRSRLHVPGSSCLTPVQIMARSSPSSFGELLERELNTRLQLSPDSPSVVSSLSPQSSPAAAAKLGRFLQAVRALSPKIMVVAEPEANHNAAAFLERFEEALNYYASLFDCLERAAAAQRQRWAAERARVERLVLGEEVRGVVAREGAERKERHERLAQWARRMEAAGMERVGMSFAGMMEARKLLQSLGWGGSYEVVHDARGQAFFFCWHRRPLYSVSAWRPAAGRHRLGGS from the coding sequence ATGGACATATTCCCGGAGGACATGGTGTCGTCGGCGACatcgtcgccggcgtcgtccctgtactcgccgtcgccgtcgccgcacgGGTACGGCTCCTGGGTGCAGGAGCTGAGCCATGACCAGCAGGGCGTGCGGCTGATCGGCCTGCTGTACCAGTGCGCCGCCgaggtggccgccggcgccttggACCGCGCCAACCACTCCCTGGAGCAGATCACGCAGCTGGCCTCCCTGGACGCGCCCCACACGCTgcagcgcctcgccgccgtcttcGCGGACGCGCTGGCGCGGAAGCTGCTCAGCCTCGTGCCGGGCCTCTCGCGCGCGCTGCTGTCCacggccaactccggcgaggCGCACCTggtcccggcggcgcggcgccaccTGTTCGACATGGTCCCGTTCATGAAGCTGGCGTACCTGACCACCAACCACGCCATCCTGGAGGCCATGGAGGGGGAGAAGTTCGTGCACGTCGTCGACCTCTCCGGGCCGGCCTCCAACCCGGTGCAGTGGGTCGCGCTCTTCCACGccctccgcgcccgccgcggggGCCCGCCGCAGCTGCGGATCACCGCCGTGCACGACGGCAAGGAGTTCCTGGCCAACATGGCCGGCGCACTCGCCAGGGACGCCGAGGCGCTCGACATCCCGTTCCAGTTCAGCGCCGTGGAGGCGAGGCTCGAGGACCTGGACCCGGACGCGCTCCGACAGCTCCTCCGCGTCAGGTCCGGCGAGGTGCTCGCCATCAGCGTGGTGTCGCAGCTGCACCGGCTCCTGGCGGCCGACGACGCGGCGGGCAGGAGTAGGCTGCACGTCCCGGGCAGCAGCTGCCTGACCCCGGTGCAGATCATGGCGCGGTCCAGCCCGAGCAGCTTCGGCGAGCTGCTGGAGCGGGAGCTGAACACGCGGCTGCAGCTGAGCCCCGACTCGCCGTCCGTGGTCTCGTCGCTGTCGCCGCAgtcgtccccggcggcggcggcgaagctggGGAGGTTCCTGCAGGCGGTGCGGGCGCTGTCGCCGAAGATCATGGTGGTGGCGGAGCCCGAGGCGAACCACAACGCGGCGGCATTCCTGGAACGGTTCGAGGAGGCGCTCAACTACTACGCGTCGCTGTTCGACTGCctggagcgcgcggcggcggcgcagcggcagcggtgggcggcggagcgggcgcgGGTGGAGCGGCTGGTGCTGGGGGAGGAGGTCCGCGGGGTGGTGGCGCGGGAGGGCGCGGAGCGGAAGGAGCGGCACGAGCGGCTGGCGCAGTGGGCGCGGCGGATGGAGGCCGCCGGGATGGAGCGGGTGGGGATGAGCTTCGCCGGCATGATGGAGGCGAGGAAGCTGCTGCAGAGCCTCGGGTGGGGCGGGTCATACGAGGTGGTCCACGACGCCCGCGGCCAggccttcttcttctgctgGCACCGCAGGCCGCTCTACTCCGTCTCCGCCTggaggcccgccgccggccgccatagGCTCGGCGGCTCGTAG
- the LOC120643518 gene encoding scarecrow-like protein 3, with product MYRPLMQDQGTMDHLAQLGPVLYACAAHVTEGSFEKTDIGLSQIKKLTSIVDGPLQRLSLIIADSLARRLLCPIQGFADALIHPSDYFEQSVLQTARCNLANLSPYISSGFVTINRAILESMEVEKVVRIIDLSCSTAHPWQWLKLLHDFHGRQGGPPEVRLTVVHDDNDYLANMRILLSNEADKLKIPFQFSSVIGRLETLDLSNLRNTLDIKYGEAIAISCSLQMHRLLVVDDKVSCSGIGQLQKMANIAQLNQMASSVYSPASTLNYPQTPSPQCKMPKLLATFLSAVRALKPNIMLVMEQDANHNALLFCDRFAEALNYYAALFDSFHAVVAANPRRADERSRVERMILGEEIKNILLCEGVYRHERHERLSQWAMHMDRSGFDHVPLSFRAIWEGNQKLMSFGLNGCQSKVENDCLLLCWGSRHLYSISAWRPHKGSTSGSREHMLVQPQRQIIG from the exons ATGTACAGGCCACTTATGCAGGATCAGGGCACGATGGATCACTTGGCGCAGCTTGGTCCAGTCCTGTATGCGTGTGCTGCTCATGTAACCGAGGGATCCTTTGAGAAGACTGACATTGGTCTTAGTCAGATAAAAAAGCTCACCTCCATAGTCGATGGGCCACTGCAGCGTCTGTCCCTGATCATTGCTGATAGCCTAGCCCGACGTCTTCTCTGCCCTATCCAGGGCTTTGCTGATGCCCTCATTCATCCATCCGACTACTTCGAGCAGTCAGTCCTTCAGACTGCTCGCTGCAACCTCGCCAACCTCAGCCCCTACATCAGTTCTGGCTTTGTCACCATTAACCGGGCCATCCTTGAATCAATGGAGGTTGAAAAG GTTGTCCGCATTATCGACCTATCCTGCTCAACCGCCCACCCATGGCAGTGGCTCAAGCTCCTTCATGACTTCCATGGGCGACAAGGTGGGCCACCTGAAGTACGCCTCACCGTTGTTCATGATGACAATGATTACCTGGCCAACATGCGGATTCTGCTATCTAACGAAGCTGACAAGCTCAAAATTCCATTCCAGTTTAGTTCTGTGATTGGCAGACTAGAGACCTTGGACTTGAGTAATCTTCGCAATACCCTAGATATAAAATACGGTGAGGCAATTGCCATCAGCTGCTCTCTACAGATGCATCGCCTACTCGTGGTTGATGACAAAGTGAGCTGTTCTGGTATTGGTCAGCTCCAGAAAATGGCAAACATTGCGCAACTTAACCAGATGGCCAGCTCAGTGTACAGCCCAGCTTCCACACTGAACTATCCACAAACACCATCCCCTCAATGTAAGATGCCAAAGTTGCTGGCTACCTTCCTCAGTGCCGTCCGTGCGCTCAAACCAAACATCATGTTGGTGATGGAGCAAGATGCAAACCACAATGCCTTGTTGTTCTGTGACCGGTTTGCGGAGGCACTTAACTATTATGCTGCCCTTTTTGACAGCTTCCATGCAGTGGTTGCAGCCAACCCGCGGAGGGCCGATGAGCGGTCACGAGTAGAAAGAATGATCCTGGGGGAAGAGATCAAGAACATACTTTTGTGTGAAGGAGTATATCGGCATGAGCGACACGAAAGGCTGAGCCAGTGGGCAATGCACATGGATAGATCTGGGTTTGACCATGTGCCACTCAGCTTCCGTGCCATTTGGGAGGGTAATCAGAAGCTCATGAGCTTCGGATTGAATGGTTGCCAGAGCAAGGTAGAAAATGATTGCCTTCTGCTGTGCTGGGGTTCCAGGCATCTCTACTCTATATCGGCATGGAGGCCACATAAAGGCTCAACTTCTGGGAGCAGAGAGCATATGTTAGTGCAGCCACAGCGCCAAATAATAGGGTGA